A window from Nitrospirota bacterium encodes these proteins:
- a CDS encoding ABC transporter permease, with protein sequence MNLRRIAAVASKEWREIIRDRMFLLLAFLMPVAWMIVFGYGLALDVENISFVVVDRDHTSLSREYLHRFVKSRYFTFHGELASEREADVWLQSGKAQAVIIVPEKFQERLLSEQPADVQTLIDGTFPLRADITKGYVIAINSAFSQERLVDYFSRLSGISHAQAEARVRPMTLEVRYLYNEEVRSTWSMVPALVMFTLMLSSPLLTALGIVREKETGSIYNIYSSTVTRIEFLAGKLFPYVLISWVNAMILWVMATLWFGVPFKGNLLFFLAASLVFVLSSTGIGLLVSLLVRTQIAALLITMIVSILPTILYSGLIVPVSSLSPGSQIQAHLFPGMYYTNIVRGAFLKGVGPEVLWVDVLALALYAAVLRIVGYRLFTKRPRS encoded by the coding sequence ATGAATCTCCGGCGTATCGCAGCCGTGGCCTCCAAGGAGTGGCGCGAGATCATCCGCGACCGGATGTTTCTGCTCCTTGCTTTCTTAATGCCGGTGGCCTGGATGATCGTATTCGGCTATGGCCTCGCCCTGGACGTGGAAAACATTTCATTCGTGGTGGTGGATCGAGACCACACTTCACTCAGCCGGGAGTACCTACACCGCTTTGTGAAGTCGCGCTATTTCACCTTTCACGGAGAACTTGCCAGTGAGAGAGAAGCCGATGTCTGGTTGCAAAGCGGGAAGGCGCAGGCCGTGATCATCGTGCCGGAGAAGTTCCAGGAGCGTCTGCTATCGGAGCAGCCGGCCGACGTCCAGACGCTCATCGACGGAACGTTCCCTCTTCGCGCGGACATCACCAAGGGTTACGTCATCGCCATCAACAGCGCCTTCAGCCAAGAGCGGCTCGTCGACTACTTCTCCCGCCTGAGCGGGATTTCCCATGCACAGGCCGAGGCTCGGGTACGGCCCATGACGTTGGAGGTGCGCTATCTCTACAACGAAGAGGTTCGGAGCACCTGGTCCATGGTGCCGGCGCTCGTGATGTTTACCTTGATGCTCTCGTCTCCCTTACTGACCGCGCTGGGGATCGTCCGGGAGAAAGAGACCGGCTCCATCTACAACATTTACAGCTCAACGGTGACTCGGATCGAATTTCTCGCCGGCAAGCTGTTTCCCTATGTGCTGATTTCCTGGGTGAACGCCATGATCCTGTGGGTTATGGCCACCCTGTGGTTCGGCGTGCCGTTTAAAGGCAACCTGCTGTTCTTTCTCGCAGCCTCGCTGGTGTTCGTGCTGAGCAGCACCGGCATCGGCCTGCTCGTGTCGCTGCTGGTCCGTACCCAGATAGCGGCCCTCCTCATTACAATGATCGTGAGCATCCTGCCGACTATCCTGTACTCCGGCCTGATCGTTCCCGTCTCTTCCCTGAGTCCCGGCTCGCAGATTCAGGCCCACCTGTTCCCGGGCATGTACTACACCAACATCGTCCGCGGAGCGTTTCTGAAAGGGGTGGGTCCCGAGGTGTTATGGGTGGACGTGCTAGCCCTGGCCCTGTACGCCGCCGTCTTGCGAATCGTCGGGTACCGGCTCTTTACGAAGCGGCCACGATCATGA
- a CDS encoding ABC transporter ATP-binding protein, whose translation MDKAAITQESPIVRVSSFVKRYKKHVAVQGVDLEIQRGEMYGLIGPDGAGKSSLMKAIAGVLSYEGGTVEVFGTTVDSEWSAEQIKSKIGFLPQGLGLNLYPALSVEENIDFFARLRLVPEKDLAERKVRLLAMTRLDRFRDRPMRNLSGGMKQKLGLICTLIHEPALTILDEPTTGVDPVSRRDFWAILAELQQERGMTVLVSTAYMDEASRFHRLSFLSEGRVLASGTPASVQGLVPGTMVTCQASPQIEAVIRLKKDFSQVETLGLLVHVMTEEQDHSAAVRRVEESLGDIQAKQVRADDPELEDVYVALLLRQGRVKDTIGPLAPSPELHRNDGLAIEARGLIREFGTFRAVDQVSFQVKQGEIFGLLGANGAGKTTVIKILNGIMPPSGGAGWVAGVDMKTAGGAIKERIGYMSQAFSLYLDLTVEENIRLFAGIYGLDKRKTKERLEWIIHMAGLAGYESNLTSGLPMGVRQRLALGCALVHQPRVLFLDEPTSGVDPIGRRHFWDILSRLAREEGVAILITTHYMSEAEHCDHLALMYAGRIVAEGSPNEMKGEVEREGGHLLEVATDQPGLALRRLKQSGFAGAALFGTKIHLLSTDLVQDEARIRAALLTEGLHVQSVTARPLSLEDVFVHRVMALERQERQTTTGAEA comes from the coding sequence ATGGATAAAGCAGCCATAACGCAGGAATCTCCAATTGTTCGAGTGTCCAGCTTCGTCAAGCGCTACAAGAAGCATGTGGCGGTGCAAGGCGTTGATCTGGAGATCCAGCGAGGAGAGATGTACGGCCTGATCGGTCCTGATGGCGCGGGAAAGAGCAGCCTGATGAAAGCGATCGCAGGAGTGTTGTCGTATGAAGGGGGAACGGTCGAGGTCTTCGGGACGACCGTCGATTCCGAGTGGTCGGCGGAGCAGATTAAATCCAAGATTGGGTTTTTGCCTCAAGGGTTGGGGCTGAATCTCTATCCGGCTCTTTCGGTTGAAGAGAACATCGACTTCTTCGCTCGCCTGCGCCTCGTTCCTGAGAAGGACCTGGCCGAGCGCAAGGTCCGGTTGCTGGCGATGACGAGGCTGGATCGCTTCCGTGACCGACCGATGAGGAACCTCTCCGGCGGGATGAAGCAGAAGTTGGGGTTGATCTGCACGCTGATTCATGAGCCGGCGCTGACGATTCTGGATGAACCGACCACCGGAGTGGACCCTGTCTCTCGTCGGGACTTTTGGGCCATTCTGGCTGAATTGCAGCAGGAGCGAGGCATGACGGTTCTGGTCTCCACTGCATACATGGATGAGGCATCTCGATTCCATCGGTTGTCCTTCTTGTCTGAAGGACGGGTGCTTGCATCCGGTACGCCGGCCAGCGTGCAGGGACTCGTCCCGGGAACAATGGTCACGTGTCAAGCCTCTCCGCAAATCGAAGCCGTGATCCGCTTAAAGAAAGATTTCTCTCAGGTGGAAACGCTTGGTCTACTGGTGCATGTGATGACAGAAGAGCAAGACCATTCAGCAGCGGTGCGACGAGTGGAAGAGAGTCTTGGTGACATACAGGCAAAGCAAGTCCGGGCCGATGATCCTGAACTGGAGGACGTATACGTCGCGCTCCTGCTTCGGCAGGGAAGAGTGAAGGACACCATCGGCCCGCTGGCGCCTTCGCCAGAACTTCATCGGAATGATGGGCTGGCCATCGAAGCGCGCGGGCTCATTCGCGAGTTTGGCACGTTCCGCGCAGTTGATCAGGTGAGCTTTCAGGTGAAACAAGGAGAGATTTTCGGGCTGCTTGGTGCCAACGGGGCGGGCAAGACGACTGTGATCAAGATACTGAACGGGATCATGCCGCCCAGTGGGGGAGCAGGGTGGGTGGCGGGGGTAGATATGAAGACCGCTGGCGGAGCGATCAAGGAACGGATCGGCTACATGTCCCAAGCCTTTTCGCTGTATTTGGATCTGACGGTGGAGGAAAACATCCGCCTCTTTGCCGGAATCTATGGTTTGGACAAACGAAAAACGAAGGAGCGGCTTGAGTGGATCATCCACATGGCGGGGCTCGCAGGCTACGAGTCCAATCTCACCAGCGGCCTCCCGATGGGTGTGCGGCAGCGTTTGGCGCTCGGCTGCGCGCTTGTCCATCAGCCACGTGTGTTGTTTCTCGATGAGCCGACATCCGGCGTTGACCCAATCGGCCGCCGCCACTTCTGGGACATCCTCTCCCGATTGGCACGAGAAGAAGGCGTCGCGATTCTCATCACCACCCATTACATGAGTGAGGCAGAACATTGTGACCACCTTGCGTTGATGTATGCGGGCCGGATCGTGGCGGAGGGGTCTCCAAACGAGATGAAAGGCGAAGTCGAAAGGGAGGGAGGGCATCTTCTCGAAGTGGCAACGGATCAACCGGGGCTCGCACTCCGGCGATTGAAGCAGTCGGGATTCGCCGGCGCGGCGCTCTTTGGAACGAAGATCCACCTGCTCTCGACCGACCTCGTGCAGGACGAAGCACGGATTCGCGCGGCCCTGTTGACAGAGGGCCTGCATGTCCAAAGCGTAACCGCCCGTCCCCTCAGCCTCGAGGATGTGTTCGTTCATCGCGTCATGGCGCTGGAGCGGCAGGAACGTCAGACGACTACAGGAGCGGAAGCATGA
- a CDS encoding multidrug efflux RND transporter permease subunit — translation MPHFFIDRPIFASVLSVVIVVLGLVSLLGLPIAQFPEITPPVIQIDADYPGASAEVIADSVARPIEVQLPGIDNLLYYDSTSTNDGHMTIKLTFEIGTNVDIAQVQTQNRQKLAEPQLPPEVVRQGISVKKVSPDLLAVVALSSSDPTKDTVFVSNYALLNVIDNLKRIRGVGDAVVFGGQNYSMRLILDPTRMAQLSLTPTDIANVVREQNRDFPAGTIGREPAPKGTELTIPVITQGRLTDVKDFEEMIVRALPDGSMIRLKDVAKIELGAQSYSLEGRWNGKPNVFLLTFLSPGANALDTVKRVRKEMEAVSKSFPPGVSYDIPYDTTKFIEVSIKEVVKTLAQAMVLVILVVYLFLQSWRATLIPGVAVPVSLIGTFAGMQALGFSINTLTLFGMVLAIGMVVDDAIVVVENVERHIREGLSPKDAAKKAMDEVSGPVIAIVLVLCAVFVPVGFLGGITGELYKQFAITIAISVIISGITALTLSPALCSLVLKPGHSQRRGFFAVFNQLFGWTQSRYTAVVGTLLNRSVLSLVLFGIVGLSAAGLFRTIPLSFLPEEDQGYFITIVQLPDGASKQRTDAVLSKIENYFLSVPAIHSTDALAGQNFVFGTRGPNSATMFLPLHHWDERKGPQNHVKALIGAAYGEFAKIPEALILAFNAPSIRGLGATGGFSLQLQDPSSGDFNKFAGVTQEFLTKARQHPAIGAVGSSFRVSAPRIFARVDRERAKSLGVPISEVFDTLQAYFGNLYINDFLKFGRVYRVQTEAEAQFRSSPEDVAKIYVRAVTGQKSTMIPLDTVVTTEFTSGPDPVTHFNGYNTALVLGAAAPGYSSGQVLDALDQVAKEVLVPQGYGIDWSGISYQERMVGRQSLIAFTFGLLMVFLVLAAQYESWAVPFAVLLAVPFGIFGALSAVWVMGMSNDIYFQIGLITLIGLSAKNAILIVEFANKRYEAGYSLVDAAMEAAKIRYRPIVMTSMAFILGVVPLVLATGAGAASRNSIGTGVFGGMLAATFLAINFVPFFFVLVRKLSRRGAGQAGSRPGTSSMPLGIEGGE, via the coding sequence ATGACCATCAAACTCACGTTCGAAATTGGGACGAACGTGGACATTGCTCAGGTACAGACCCAAAACCGCCAGAAACTGGCGGAGCCCCAGTTACCGCCCGAAGTTGTCCGTCAAGGCATTTCAGTCAAGAAAGTGTCGCCGGACCTGCTCGCGGTCGTCGCGCTCAGTTCCAGCGACCCCACGAAAGATACGGTCTTTGTCTCCAACTACGCGCTCCTCAATGTCATCGATAATCTCAAGCGAATACGTGGCGTCGGAGACGCAGTGGTCTTCGGCGGGCAGAATTACTCGATGCGCCTGATTCTGGACCCGACCAGGATGGCGCAACTCAGCCTCACGCCCACCGACATTGCCAATGTTGTCCGCGAACAAAATCGGGATTTTCCGGCCGGGACGATCGGGCGGGAACCGGCGCCGAAAGGTACCGAACTGACGATCCCGGTGATCACACAAGGCCGTCTCACGGACGTGAAGGACTTCGAGGAGATGATCGTCCGGGCACTCCCAGACGGATCGATGATCCGCTTGAAAGATGTCGCGAAGATCGAGCTGGGCGCTCAATCCTATAGTCTGGAAGGCCGGTGGAACGGCAAACCCAATGTGTTTCTCTTGACCTTCCTGTCGCCGGGTGCGAATGCCCTCGACACGGTGAAGCGAGTCCGGAAGGAAATGGAAGCGGTATCGAAGAGTTTCCCACCGGGGGTCTCCTACGATATCCCGTACGACACGACCAAATTTATCGAAGTGTCCATCAAAGAGGTGGTCAAAACTCTGGCGCAAGCGATGGTGCTGGTCATCCTCGTCGTGTATCTGTTCCTCCAAAGTTGGCGCGCGACGCTGATTCCTGGCGTAGCTGTGCCGGTCTCCCTCATCGGTACCTTTGCCGGCATGCAGGCGCTCGGCTTTTCGATCAACACCCTCACGCTCTTCGGGATGGTCCTTGCCATCGGGATGGTGGTCGACGACGCAATTGTTGTGGTGGAGAACGTCGAGCGCCACATCAGAGAGGGACTCTCGCCGAAGGATGCAGCCAAGAAGGCGATGGATGAGGTCAGTGGACCGGTGATCGCGATCGTACTTGTACTCTGCGCCGTCTTCGTGCCGGTGGGTTTCTTGGGCGGCATCACGGGCGAGCTCTACAAACAATTTGCCATCACCATCGCCATCTCCGTCATTATCTCCGGGATCACCGCCCTCACGCTCAGCCCTGCCCTCTGCTCCCTGGTGCTGAAGCCGGGCCACAGCCAGCGCAGAGGTTTTTTCGCGGTCTTCAATCAACTCTTCGGTTGGACGCAGTCTCGCTATACAGCCGTCGTGGGGACGCTCCTCAACCGCTCAGTCCTATCCCTGGTGCTTTTTGGCATCGTCGGCCTCTCCGCCGCCGGGCTGTTTAGAACAATTCCCCTCAGCTTCTTGCCGGAAGAAGATCAGGGTTACTTCATCACGATCGTCCAGCTGCCGGACGGGGCGTCTAAGCAACGGACCGATGCGGTGCTGAGCAAGATTGAAAATTACTTTCTTTCAGTTCCCGCAATTCATTCGACCGATGCATTAGCCGGCCAGAACTTCGTCTTCGGCACCAGAGGACCGAACTCGGCGACGATGTTTCTGCCCTTGCATCACTGGGACGAACGAAAGGGGCCGCAGAACCATGTGAAGGCCCTGATCGGCGCCGCGTATGGAGAGTTCGCCAAAATTCCGGAGGCGCTGATTTTGGCCTTTAACGCCCCGTCGATCCGGGGACTCGGCGCCACGGGGGGATTTTCCCTCCAGCTTCAAGATCCCAGCAGCGGGGACTTCAATAAGTTTGCCGGTGTGACCCAGGAGTTTCTCACCAAAGCGAGACAGCATCCGGCGATCGGAGCGGTCGGCTCCAGTTTTCGCGTGAGCGCCCCACGAATCTTTGCCCGTGTGGACCGGGAACGGGCCAAATCGCTGGGCGTGCCGATCTCCGAAGTGTTCGACACGCTGCAGGCCTATTTCGGCAATCTCTACATCAATGATTTCCTCAAATTCGGCCGTGTCTATCGGGTGCAGACCGAAGCCGAGGCACAGTTTCGATCTTCGCCTGAGGACGTTGCCAAGATCTACGTGCGCGCCGTGACTGGACAGAAATCCACCATGATTCCGCTCGATACAGTGGTGACGACGGAATTCACAAGTGGACCGGATCCGGTCACCCATTTCAACGGCTATAACACGGCCCTGGTCTTGGGGGCAGCGGCTCCGGGATACAGTTCCGGGCAGGTGCTCGATGCGCTGGATCAGGTCGCCAAGGAAGTGTTGGTTCCTCAAGGATATGGGATCGACTGGAGCGGGATCTCTTACCAGGAACGCATGGTCGGGCGGCAATCGCTTATCGCCTTTACCTTCGGCTTGCTGATGGTGTTTCTTGTGCTGGCCGCGCAGTATGAGAGTTGGGCCGTGCCTTTTGCCGTGCTTCTCGCCGTGCCTTTTGGTATTTTCGGAGCCTTGTCCGCCGTGTGGGTGATGGGGATGAGCAACGACATCTACTTTCAAATCGGATTGATCACGCTGATCGGACTCTCCGCCAAAAACGCCATTCTGATCGTCGAGTTCGCGAACAAACGCTATGAAGCCGGATACTCCCTGGTCGATGCCGCGATGGAAGCCGCCAAGATTCGATACCGGCCGATCGTGATGACCTCGATGGCCTTTATTCTGGGGGTCGTGCCATTAGTGCTCGCCACCGGCGCGGGCGCAGCCAGTCGTAATTCCATCGGCACCGGCGTGTTCGGGGGCATGTTGGCTGCCACGTTCCTTGCCATAAACTTCGTGCCGTTCTTTTTTGTGCTGGTGCGGAAACTCAGTCGGCGTGGTGCCGGTCAAGCGGGTTCTCGTCCCGGGACAAGCTCAATGCCGTTAGGGATAGAAGGAGGAGAGTGA
- a CDS encoding ABC transporter permease, with protein sequence MKSVLGPSSQRAVIWWRRLVVMTRKEMLQLFRDVPIVLFLVYSFTLAVYITGNGLRSQLHNASLAVYDADHTLSSRELIHRFQAPFFRLEGEIADPQEGLRLLDRGKAMAILEIPPRFHEQLMAGEPTAVQLLVDTTNSPQGLSAASYAARIVARFGQETALARVGSSEESSQNLPVIENDHRVWYNPDQNEAWFESISHLLRQITIFAILLPAAALVREKERGTVEQLLVSPLTPLQIMLPKVLSMTVVILCATAVGLFGIMQPVFGVPIKGSIVLFFSLTALFVFTTAGMGLAAATLARNQAQVGMMTLFVVAPMLLLSGLMAPMEALPEWVRHLMVLSPLRYFVEITHGILLKGAGLKILWGSVLAMVVLGAALFGFGMWRFRRQFE encoded by the coding sequence ATGAAATCTGTGCTGGGGCCCAGTTCACAACGTGCGGTTATCTGGTGGCGTCGTTTGGTAGTCATGACCCGAAAGGAGATGCTCCAATTGTTTCGGGACGTGCCGATCGTGTTGTTCCTCGTCTACTCCTTCACGCTGGCGGTTTACATCACAGGGAACGGCCTCCGGTCACAACTGCACAACGCGAGTCTGGCGGTCTATGACGCCGACCACACCCTCTCGTCGCGTGAACTCATCCACAGGTTCCAAGCACCCTTCTTTCGCCTGGAAGGGGAAATTGCCGATCCTCAAGAAGGTCTTCGCCTGCTGGACCGGGGCAAAGCGATGGCGATCTTAGAGATCCCGCCACGGTTCCACGAACAGCTCATGGCGGGAGAGCCCACGGCGGTGCAACTGCTCGTGGACACGACCAATTCGCCGCAAGGCCTGTCCGCCGCCAGTTACGCCGCGCGGATCGTCGCGCGGTTCGGACAGGAGACTGCGCTGGCGAGAGTCGGGAGTTCAGAGGAGTCGTCACAGAACTTGCCGGTGATCGAGAATGACCATCGGGTCTGGTACAACCCGGACCAGAATGAGGCTTGGTTTGAGTCCATTTCACATCTCCTCCGCCAGATTACGATCTTTGCGATTCTACTTCCTGCGGCAGCCCTGGTTCGGGAGAAAGAGCGGGGCACGGTGGAGCAACTATTGGTCTCACCATTGACGCCGTTGCAGATCATGTTGCCCAAGGTACTGTCGATGACGGTAGTGATTCTCTGCGCCACGGCGGTCGGCCTGTTCGGGATCATGCAGCCGGTGTTCGGGGTGCCGATCAAAGGAAGCATCGTGTTGTTTTTCAGCCTCACGGCCCTGTTCGTCTTCACCACTGCCGGCATGGGATTGGCTGCCGCGACGCTGGCGAGGAATCAAGCGCAAGTGGGTATGATGACCCTGTTCGTGGTCGCTCCGATGTTGCTGCTGTCAGGCCTCATGGCGCCAATGGAGGCCCTGCCGGAATGGGTCCGTCACCTCATGGTGCTGTCGCCTCTGCGCTATTTCGTCGAGATCACGCACGGCATTTTGCTCAAAGGTGCGGGCCTGAAGATTCTCTGGGGCTCCGTGCTTGCGATGGTGGTGCTTGGCGCAGCGTTGTTCGGCTTTGGCATGTGGCGATTCCGTCGACAGTTCGAGTGA
- a CDS encoding efflux transporter outer membrane subunit, whose translation MRSLVLAVFSMLLLACAMGPDYSRPDISTSDSFRMAEEPKDLPSLANMPWWELYQDEELQRMIRIALEENKDLKRAVASIDEFQARLYTARMDFAPQFSATGNLPVARLGGVTFPGFPSPFAHYVQGSLSWEMDIWGRIRRANEASLAELLAREETRRAVTLQIVGGVAQSYFDLRQFDMQLEIAKRTLLAWEESVRIGQARLRQGLINKLDVDQFEAERENAAARIAELKRHMIQKENELSVLLGRNPSQIARGRSLTEQMMPPVVPAGLPSELLQRRPDVVAAEQQLVAATARIGVAKAERFPRLSLTGILGVASPHLTDFVSPETSFGVLAPVLTGPLLNAQTLGFQQQAVEAQAKQALAQYEQTILVAFREVEDALVGVSTAREQASAQGRQVSALRSALHLANLRYKGGLANYLDVLLAQRSLFVTELALADTNRLHLVSIVQLYKALGGGWSPTHDSVAGPISPRAEQSSK comes from the coding sequence ATGCGCAGCCTCGTCCTCGCAGTCTTTTCGATGCTCCTACTCGCGTGCGCGATGGGTCCCGACTATTCACGTCCCGACATTTCCACCTCAGATTCCTTTCGCATGGCTGAAGAGCCGAAAGATCTGCCTTCTCTGGCGAATATGCCGTGGTGGGAACTCTACCAGGACGAAGAACTCCAGCGGATGATCCGTATTGCACTCGAAGAGAACAAAGATCTCAAACGAGCGGTCGCCAGTATCGACGAATTCCAGGCCCGCCTGTATACGGCTCGCATGGACTTTGCCCCTCAATTCAGCGCGACGGGTAATCTTCCCGTCGCTCGCCTGGGCGGCGTGACCTTCCCCGGTTTTCCCAGCCCCTTTGCCCACTATGTGCAAGGATCTCTGTCCTGGGAGATGGATATCTGGGGGCGGATCCGCAGGGCGAATGAGGCGAGCTTGGCAGAACTCTTGGCCCGGGAGGAGACTCGGCGAGCCGTCACGCTGCAAATCGTGGGAGGCGTGGCGCAGTCGTATTTCGATCTTCGGCAATTCGACATGCAGTTGGAGATCGCCAAGCGCACCTTGCTGGCATGGGAGGAGTCGGTGAGAATCGGTCAAGCACGGCTTCGGCAGGGACTGATCAACAAGCTGGACGTTGACCAATTTGAAGCGGAGCGGGAGAATGCCGCCGCTCGTATTGCGGAGCTGAAGCGTCATATGATTCAGAAAGAAAATGAACTCAGCGTGCTGCTGGGGAGGAATCCCAGTCAAATTGCCAGGGGGCGATCACTCACCGAACAAATGATGCCGCCTGTAGTGCCCGCCGGTCTTCCCTCAGAACTGCTCCAACGCCGTCCAGATGTTGTGGCGGCGGAGCAACAATTGGTTGCAGCCACAGCCAGGATCGGGGTGGCGAAAGCCGAACGGTTTCCCAGACTGTCGCTCACAGGTATCCTCGGCGTGGCGAGTCCGCACCTGACGGACTTTGTGTCGCCGGAAACCAGTTTCGGAGTCCTTGCCCCGGTACTGACCGGCCCCTTGTTGAATGCCCAAACGTTAGGGTTTCAACAGCAGGCCGTCGAAGCCCAAGCCAAACAGGCTCTGGCCCAGTACGAACAAACGATCCTCGTCGCGTTCAGGGAGGTTGAAGACGCATTGGTGGGGGTCAGCACGGCCCGTGAGCAGGCGTCCGCCCAGGGAAGGCAGGTCAGTGCCTTGCGGTCGGCCTTGCATCTTGCCAATTTGCGGTACAAAGGCGGCTTAGCGAACTATTTGGATGTCCTCCTTGCACAGCGGAGCCTTTTTGTGACGGAATTGGCACTTGCCGATACCAATAGGCTTCATCTGGTCTCGATCGTGCAACTCTACAAGGCGCTAGGTGGTGGCTGGTCTCCCACCCACGATTCTGTCGCTGGGCCCATATCCCCAAGAGCGGAACAATCCAGCAAGTGA
- a CDS encoding efflux RND transporter periplasmic adaptor subunit: MSRKTVLIVALVLIVVAAGIYAVQRFVVSHGLPDGLIQANGRIEGDHIAIASKFAGRVQELLAREGDTVHAGQVLVRLDDVQTRTRVDQARRGFEALESQVQAAHASLAVLNLEVPLAIETADAGISSARAAVDQARAVEDEARRDVERMRPLIAEQAVSRQQVDQAEARWNVAKSEITTARSRLTQAVKELAQTELGWKRIRTKENEVATWERQRDQAEAALAEAESILADLTIVAPTSGTITTRMVDKGEVVVAGAPLFELMDLDRLYLKVYIPEIEIGKVRLDLPARVYTDAFPDQPFDATVGYIASKAEFTPKEVQTRDERVKLIYAVKLYLAANPDHRLTPGLPADAVIRWHEGVAWMKPK; the protein is encoded by the coding sequence ATGTCCAGAAAGACCGTCTTGATCGTCGCGCTGGTCCTTATTGTAGTTGCCGCCGGCATCTATGCCGTGCAGCGATTCGTTGTCTCGCACGGCCTGCCCGATGGATTGATTCAGGCGAACGGCCGGATCGAAGGAGACCACATCGCGATCGCGAGTAAGTTCGCGGGGCGGGTTCAGGAATTGCTCGCCCGAGAAGGTGACACCGTCCACGCCGGCCAGGTTCTTGTCCGTTTGGATGATGTGCAGACTCGGACTCGTGTCGATCAGGCTCGCCGTGGGTTCGAGGCGCTTGAATCCCAGGTCCAAGCCGCTCACGCTTCCCTGGCGGTGTTGAACCTTGAGGTTCCGCTGGCCATCGAGACCGCCGATGCAGGCATCTCAAGCGCTCGTGCTGCCGTCGACCAGGCCAGGGCTGTGGAGGACGAGGCGCGCCGTGACGTGGAACGGATGCGGCCGCTCATCGCTGAACAGGCGGTCTCGCGGCAGCAGGTTGACCAAGCCGAGGCCCGATGGAACGTGGCCAAGAGCGAGATCACTACCGCCCGATCGAGACTCACGCAGGCCGTCAAGGAGCTAGCGCAGACGGAGCTGGGCTGGAAACGTATCCGAACCAAGGAAAACGAGGTGGCAACGTGGGAGCGCCAGCGGGATCAAGCCGAGGCGGCCTTGGCCGAGGCTGAGAGTATCCTGGCCGATCTGACCATTGTTGCGCCGACGAGTGGCACGATCACGACCCGTATGGTGGATAAAGGAGAAGTGGTGGTGGCCGGCGCTCCTTTGTTTGAGTTGATGGATCTCGATCGGCTGTATCTCAAAGTGTATATTCCGGAAATCGAGATAGGGAAAGTTCGCCTGGACTTGCCGGCCCGCGTCTACACCGACGCCTTTCCCGATCAGCCTTTCGATGCGACGGTGGGCTACATTGCCTCCAAAGCCGAGTTCACTCCAAAAGAAGTACAGACAAGGGACGAGCGGGTGAAACTGATCTACGCGGTGAAGCTCTATTTGGCTGCAAACCCGGATCATCGGCTCACGCCGGGTCTTCCTGCTGATGCGGTCATCCGATGGCATGAGGGTGTGGCGTGGATGAAGCCGAAATAG
- a CDS encoding nitroreductase family protein, translating to MEKPAQTQFPIHELLKKRWSPRAFDERPVEADTLLSLFEAARWAPSSNNGQPWRFLVAMKENKAEYDRLFNCLVEANQKWAYRAPVLLLSVAKLQFEDGSPNRHALHDTGMAAENLVIQATAFGLAAHQMAGFRIDQARRDCQIPEGYDPVAIIAIGYPGDPALLPDRLRAREAQPRVRKPLTELLYSAIWEQPSTIFR from the coding sequence ATGGAAAAACCCGCCCAGACGCAATTTCCCATTCACGAGCTGTTGAAAAAGCGATGGAGTCCGCGCGCGTTCGACGAACGGCCGGTGGAAGCAGATACGCTTCTGAGCCTTTTCGAAGCGGCACGGTGGGCCCCTTCATCGAATAACGGGCAGCCCTGGCGATTCCTGGTGGCCATGAAGGAGAATAAGGCTGAGTACGACCGGTTGTTCAACTGCCTGGTCGAAGCCAATCAGAAATGGGCCTATCGTGCACCGGTGCTGCTGCTCTCTGTGGCAAAACTGCAGTTCGAAGATGGCTCGCCGAATCGCCATGCGCTCCATGATACGGGCATGGCGGCGGAGAATCTCGTGATCCAGGCCACAGCGTTCGGGCTTGCCGCCCATCAGATGGCGGGTTTCCGAATCGATCAGGCGCGAAGGGACTGTCAGATTCCAGAGGGTTATGACCCGGTGGCCATAATTGCCATTGGGTATCCAGGCGATCCTGCTTTGTTACCAGACCGCCTGCGCGCAAGGGAAGCTCAGCCAAGAGTCCGCAAGCCCCTGACAGAATTGCTGTACTCGGCAATCTGGGAGCAACCGTCGACCATTTTTCGTTAA